The following are encoded together in the Streptomyces flavofungini genome:
- the eccD gene encoding type VII secretion integral membrane protein EccD yields the protein MISAGALSRDQGRVTLSRVTLVGERRRVDLVLPSQEPIGLLLPEVMRLLDDQVGDRPALRHLVAADGSVLPQDGTLESVGVVDGAVLRLVRVEDAPSAPVVHDVTDEAAEDLDVRAWRWGDRARQVVCGGAAVAWALVAGVLARGEFDEARVGGGLLGVAGVAALLGAVFGRVRRTSLAVTLISVAGALGVLGARILGDANGWAVGAQLAGVGGAVAVTLALLGWCTPVGRGALVGAGALAGCAVAWETVLGFQDDGARVGAVLGVLSVVALGVLPRLALMTSGLSGLDDRRSGGASVSRYEVGSALAATHRGLVLATLVLAGSAAVAGFLTLSTATVWEVLLAAAVALVLALRARAFPLIAEVVGLLLAAAVVVVRLVWVWQEHSGAAGPLALLVVLAAAPLLVLAVRPAEHVRVRLRRFGDVLESVGVIALVPLLLGVFGVYGRLLDTFA from the coding sequence GTGATATCTGCGGGGGCATTGAGCCGTGACCAGGGTCGTGTGACGTTGAGTCGGGTGACCTTGGTGGGGGAGCGGCGGCGGGTGGATCTCGTACTGCCTTCTCAGGAGCCGATCGGGCTGTTGCTGCCCGAAGTGATGCGGCTGTTGGACGATCAGGTGGGGGATCGGCCCGCGCTGCGGCATCTCGTGGCCGCGGACGGGTCCGTGCTCCCGCAGGACGGGACGCTGGAGTCGGTGGGCGTCGTCGACGGCGCGGTGCTGCGACTGGTGCGGGTGGAGGACGCGCCGTCCGCGCCCGTCGTGCACGATGTGACGGACGAGGCCGCCGAGGACTTGGACGTGCGGGCCTGGCGGTGGGGCGACCGGGCCCGGCAGGTGGTGTGCGGTGGTGCTGCCGTCGCGTGGGCGCTCGTGGCCGGAGTGCTGGCCCGGGGCGAGTTCGACGAGGCGCGTGTGGGTGGCGGACTGCTGGGGGTCGCCGGGGTCGCAGCCCTCCTCGGGGCGGTGTTCGGGCGGGTCCGGCGTACGAGTCTGGCCGTCACGCTCATATCCGTGGCCGGTGCGCTGGGCGTGCTCGGGGCCCGGATTCTGGGCGACGCCAACGGGTGGGCAGTCGGCGCGCAGTTGGCCGGGGTGGGCGGTGCCGTCGCCGTGACCCTCGCGCTGCTCGGCTGGTGCACGCCCGTCGGACGAGGCGCGCTCGTCGGCGCCGGGGCGCTCGCGGGGTGCGCGGTGGCCTGGGAGACCGTCCTCGGATTCCAGGACGATGGCGCCCGTGTGGGTGCCGTGCTCGGTGTCCTGTCCGTGGTCGCCCTGGGCGTGCTGCCGCGGCTCGCACTCATGACCTCGGGACTCTCCGGGCTCGACGACCGGCGTTCGGGCGGGGCGTCGGTCAGCCGGTACGAGGTCGGAAGCGCGTTGGCCGCCACGCACCGCGGGCTCGTCCTCGCGACTCTCGTCCTCGCGGGGTCCGCCGCGGTCGCGGGTTTCCTCACCCTGAGCACAGCGACAGTCTGGGAGGTGCTGCTCGCCGCCGCCGTCGCGCTCGTTCTCGCGCTGCGGGCCCGCGCGTTCCCGCTGATCGCCGAGGTGGTCGGCCTGCTCCTCGCCGCGGCCGTCGTGGTGGTGCGGCTGGTGTGGGTGTGGCAGGAGCACTCCGGCGCGGCGGGGCCGCTCGCGCTGCTCGTCGTGCTCGCCGCGGCTCCGCTCCTCGTCCTCGCCGTACGGCCTGCCGAGCACGTGCGGGTTCGGCTGCGGCGTTTCGGCGATGTTCTGGAGTCGGTGGGCGTGATCGCGCTCGTGCCGTTGCTGCTCGGTGTGTTCGGTGTGTACGGGCGTCTGCTCGACACCTTCGCGTAG
- a CDS encoding YwqJ-related putative deaminase yields the protein MFEQHPAVASSLLVGGLVVSQTSLVGSERPNLHPTVREFVDSLPVGQKQGFNERCAESALVSDQLWRLDAERGDGRVTTIAEAVPHFEGAAMMSRLIRPEGDPDHGKPAQPCAVCASLLEALHISVVG from the coding sequence TTGTTTGAGCAGCATCCGGCGGTGGCGTCCTCCCTACTAGTGGGCGGCCTCGTCGTCAGTCAGACCAGCCTTGTCGGATCGGAGCGGCCGAACCTGCATCCAACGGTGCGGGAGTTCGTCGACTCCCTACCGGTGGGGCAGAAGCAGGGCTTCAACGAGAGGTGTGCCGAATCGGCCCTTGTTTCGGACCAGTTGTGGCGCCTTGATGCCGAACGGGGCGACGGGCGCGTCACGACCATCGCGGAAGCCGTCCCGCACTTTGAAGGCGCCGCGATGATGTCCCGCCTGATTCGTCCGGAAGGCGACCCCGACCACGGGAAGCCCGCACAGCCATGTGCCGTTTGTGCCTCGCTTCTCGAAGCGTTGCACATCAGCGTTGTCGGCTGA
- a CDS encoding SUKH-3 domain-containing protein yields the protein MDFSGLSQEVREWLERNGWFPGRDIGSAEADELIDVRVRDAERQGNPLVPIDAAVRVIRTFGLLTLQYPRAGDLALEMNPNVGYDGDAGLISELGTNLGQRLFPVGYESEDYGPVLVDELGRFFHLHHTGAYFWGFNEQDAFAHFMSGAQALDAEDFFV from the coding sequence ATGGATTTCAGCGGCCTGTCGCAGGAGGTGCGCGAGTGGCTGGAGCGGAATGGTTGGTTTCCTGGTCGTGACATCGGTTCGGCTGAGGCCGACGAGCTTATCGACGTGCGGGTTCGGGATGCCGAGCGTCAGGGAAATCCGTTGGTTCCGATTGACGCCGCGGTTCGTGTCATCCGCACCTTCGGGCTGCTGACACTTCAATATCCTCGGGCGGGCGACCTAGCTCTGGAGATGAACCCGAACGTTGGGTATGACGGTGACGCCGGACTCATCTCTGAATTGGGTACGAATCTCGGGCAGCGATTGTTTCCCGTGGGGTACGAATCGGAGGATTATGGCCCGGTTTTGGTCGACGAACTCGGTCGATTCTTCCATCTTCACCACACTGGAGCGTACTTCTGGGGATTCAATGAGCAAGATGCCTTTGCGCACTTCATGAGTGGCGCCCAGGCTCTGGATGCGGAGGACTTCTTTGTTTGA